In a single window of the Nitrospirota bacterium genome:
- a CDS encoding chemotaxis protein CheW, with protein VPQTPEFMRGVINLRGGVVPVVDLRLKFGMPRTESTVNTCIIIVEVALEGERLMLGALADSVQEVMDLEEAQIEPPPRIGTSVRTDFIRGIGKRGEDFVMILDIDRVFSAEDIPDYAAGTQSQSEETTSSLPGE; from the coding sequence GGTGCCGCAGACCCCGGAGTTCATGCGGGGGGTGATCAACCTGAGGGGGGGCGTGGTGCCGGTGGTGGACCTGAGGCTGAAGTTCGGGATGCCCCGGACGGAGAGCACGGTAAACACCTGCATCATCATCGTGGAGGTGGCCCTGGAGGGCGAACGGCTCATGCTGGGCGCCCTGGCGGATTCGGTCCAGGAGGTCATGGACCTGGAGGAGGCCCAGATCGAGCCGCCGCCCAGAATCGGCACGAGCGTGCGCACCGACTTCATCAGGGGCATCGGCAAGAGGGGCGAGGATTTCGTGATGATCCTGGATATCGACAGGGTCTTTTCGGCCGAAGATATTCCGGACTACGCAGCAGGGACGCAGAGCCAGAGCGAGGAGACGACTTCCTCGCTGCCCGGCGAATGA
- a CDS encoding PAS domain-containing protein, translating into MATRTALKDREKRGSAPRNGNGAKKHTGSRKGGAEAVLASIAEAMVVVDKDLVITYVNDAALKAMGYGRDEVVGKMTCAQFQKTLICGTENTSFPR; encoded by the coding sequence ATGGCGACACGGACAGCACTGAAGGACAGGGAGAAGCGGGGGTCGGCCCCGCGCAACGGCAATGGCGCCAAGAAACACACCGGCTCGCGCAAGGGCGGGGCGGAAGCCGTGCTGGCCTCCATAGCGGAGGCCATGGTGGTGGTGGACAAGGACCTGGTCATCACCTACGTCAATGACGCCGCCTTGAAGGCCATGGGTTACGGCAGGGACGAGGTCGTGGGCAAGATGACCTGTGCCCAGTTTCAAAAGACCCTCATCTGCGGCACGGAGAACACATCCTTTCCTCGATAG
- a CDS encoding methyl-accepting chemotaxis protein produces the protein MFVVDRDLMITSINDAALKAMGYKRDEVVGRMTCADLSKTPLCGTEKCTLKNCMRTGQAIIGETDAETRDGHRFPIQAACSALMDEEGRPYGGMEVIIDVSEVKRLQKEAEEQRAYLQRQVEMLVRQADALSEGDLSINFVPERQDDIARIAESLNKVVAALNSLADVAAQVAEGDLRAEVKTLSEKDVLGKSLQIMVKQLRSVVGNVKGAAQNVASGSQQLSSSSQGLSQGATEQAAAAEEASSSMEEMAANIGQNADNAQETEKIALKAAEDAKDSGQAVTDAVHAMKQIAEKISIIEEIARQTNLLALNAAIEAARAGEHGKGFAVVAAEVRKLAERSQQAAAEISQLSGSSVSVAERAGQMLEKLVERRCRADKQGHPAAGPGDPAERQCRRGNRLHVGGAGRAGRKPPGRHFLLQGGYGRPRFPARSRGR, from the coding sequence ATGTTCGTCGTGGACAGGGACCTCATGATAACGTCCATCAACGACGCGGCCTTGAAGGCCATGGGCTACAAAAGGGACGAGGTCGTGGGCAGAATGACCTGTGCGGACCTGTCGAAGACCCCGCTGTGCGGCACGGAGAAGTGCACGCTGAAAAACTGCATGCGCACGGGGCAGGCCATCATCGGCGAGACGGACGCGGAGACTCGCGACGGGCATCGGTTCCCCATCCAGGCCGCGTGCTCGGCTCTCATGGACGAGGAGGGAAGGCCCTACGGCGGGATGGAGGTCATCATCGACGTCTCGGAGGTAAAGCGCCTCCAGAAGGAGGCGGAGGAGCAGAGGGCGTACCTGCAGAGACAGGTGGAGATGCTGGTCCGGCAGGCGGACGCTCTCAGTGAGGGCGACCTTTCCATCAACTTCGTGCCCGAAAGGCAGGACGACATAGCCCGGATAGCCGAAAGCCTCAACAAGGTCGTTGCGGCCCTGAACTCCCTGGCCGATGTCGCTGCCCAGGTTGCCGAGGGCGACCTGAGGGCCGAAGTGAAAACCCTCTCGGAGAAGGACGTCCTGGGCAAGTCGCTTCAGATCATGGTCAAACAGCTGCGCTCCGTCGTGGGCAACGTCAAGGGTGCCGCGCAGAATGTGGCCTCCGGGAGCCAGCAGCTCAGCAGCAGTTCCCAGGGGCTGTCCCAGGGAGCCACGGAGCAGGCGGCGGCCGCGGAGGAAGCATCCTCCTCCATGGAGGAGATGGCCGCCAACATCGGTCAGAATGCGGACAATGCGCAGGAGACCGAGAAAATCGCTCTGAAGGCCGCTGAGGACGCAAAGGACAGCGGGCAGGCCGTCACCGACGCGGTGCATGCCATGAAGCAGATAGCGGAGAAGATATCCATCATCGAGGAGATAGCCCGCCAGACGAACCTGCTTGCGCTGAACGCGGCCATAGAAGCGGCCCGGGCGGGCGAGCACGGCAAGGGCTTCGCGGTTGTGGCTGCCGAGGTGCGGAAGCTCGCCGAGCGCAGCCAGCAGGCGGCGGCTGAAATCAGCCAGCTCTCCGGCTCCAGCGTCAGCGTGGCCGAGCGGGCCGGGCAGATGCTGGAGAAGCTCGTAGAACGCCGGTGCCGGGCAGATAAACAAGGCCATCCAGCAGCTGGACCAGGTGACCCAGCAGAACGCCAGTGCCGCCGAGGAAATCGCCTCCACGTCGGAGGAGCTGGCCGGGCAGGCCGAAAGCCTCCAGGACGCCATTTCCTACTTCAAGGTGGATATGGACGACCGCGTTTCCCCGCGCGCTCGAGGGGGCGGTAA
- a CDS encoding protein-glutamate O-methyltransferase, producing MLSSALDDQGEKRSGASHPRPSHGEVRGEQPFLLHVRLRDREFRLLSSFITQETGIKMPPAKRTMLEARLQKRLKVHRMRSFGEYVDYVFSPEGTRDELVHMLDTVTTNKTDFFREPAHYRYLTERALPRLIREKELKRSLRVWSAGCSSGEEPYTLAIVLNEFKENNGGFDFSVLATDLSSRVLEKARRAVYEERKLEFVPEELKRKYFLRSKDRDRGLVRVIGELREKVLVRRLNFMAEDYELSEQMDVIFCRNVIIYFDRPQQEKLINRFCRHLQPGGYIFVGHSETLNGLPVPVEQEEPTVYRKRP from the coding sequence ATGCTCTCATCGGCTCTTGACGACCAGGGTGAGAAGCGCTCCGGCGCTTCTCACCCCCGACCCTCTCACGGGGAGGTACGGGGTGAACAGCCCTTTCTCCTGCACGTGAGGCTCAGGGACAGGGAATTCAGGCTCCTCTCGTCCTTCATCACGCAGGAGACGGGAATCAAGATGCCCCCGGCCAAGCGCACCATGCTCGAGGCCCGCCTTCAAAAGCGGCTGAAGGTGCACAGGATGCGCTCCTTCGGGGAATATGTGGACTATGTCTTCAGCCCCGAGGGAACGAGGGATGAGCTCGTTCACATGCTCGATACGGTGACCACGAACAAGACGGATTTCTTCCGGGAGCCTGCCCATTACCGTTATCTCACCGAGAGGGCACTGCCCCGCCTCATTCGGGAGAAGGAGCTGAAAAGGTCCCTCAGGGTCTGGAGCGCGGGCTGTTCGAGCGGGGAGGAACCCTATACGCTGGCCATCGTCCTCAACGAGTTCAAAGAGAACAACGGGGGGTTCGATTTCTCGGTCCTGGCTACGGACCTCTCTTCGCGCGTGCTTGAGAAGGCCCGGCGTGCCGTCTATGAAGAAAGGAAACTGGAGTTCGTACCGGAAGAGTTGAAAAGAAAATATTTCCTCAGGAGCAAGGACCGCGACAGGGGCCTCGTCCGTGTGATTGGCGAGCTCAGGGAGAAGGTCCTGGTCAGGCGCCTCAACTTCATGGCCGAGGACTACGAGCTTTCCGAGCAGATGGACGTCATATTTTGCAGGAACGTCATAATCTATTTCGACCGTCCACAGCAGGAGAAGCTCATCAATCGGTTCTGCCGCCACCTGCAACCCGGTGGATACATATTCGTGGGACACTCCGAGACCCTCAACGGCCTTCCCGTGCCCGTGGAGCAGGAAGAGCCCACGGTCTACAGGAAGCGCCCGTGA
- a CDS encoding HAMP domain-containing sensor histidine kinase, translating into MKECNDDDLRQDPEGRFSQSKRALEELSLLTEKLERLNRKLKESEEMKSTFISNIRNEMGSPLYSIMGLARRLAAHSDDPEKVQRTAALIYEEAFDFHFQLRNVFAAAELEAGEVRREVAKVDIRVLLDDVLASLEHKVREKNLDVGITGPVKPGSGEALFMGDGGKLELVMTNLLSNAVKFSLPGGSIDVTLGNEDGLLTIEVKDVGVGVDSTCRETIFDRFSRRDASTKRSFRGQGLGLSVTKALVELMVGSITYRKNAPEGSVFEVRIPEASRLSTARMVAMGGNMFIFDDDAMEQEL; encoded by the coding sequence GTGAAGGAATGCAACGATGATGACCTTCGGCAGGACCCCGAGGGGCGGTTCTCACAGAGCAAGCGTGCCCTGGAGGAACTGAGCCTTCTCACCGAAAAGCTCGAGCGGCTGAACAGGAAACTGAAGGAGTCCGAGGAGATGAAGAGCACCTTCATCTCCAATATCAGAAATGAGATGGGCAGCCCCCTGTACTCCATCATGGGGCTGGCTCGACGCCTGGCCGCGCACAGTGACGACCCGGAGAAAGTTCAGCGGACGGCCGCACTCATTTATGAAGAGGCCTTTGATTTCCACTTCCAACTCCGCAACGTCTTTGCGGCGGCCGAACTGGAGGCCGGCGAGGTAAGGCGGGAGGTGGCCAAAGTGGATATCCGCGTCCTCCTGGATGACGTGCTCGCTTCGCTGGAGCACAAAGTGAGGGAGAAGAATCTCGATGTAGGCATAACCGGTCCCGTGAAGCCTGGCTCCGGAGAAGCCCTTTTCATGGGAGACGGCGGCAAGCTCGAGCTTGTCATGACGAATCTCCTCTCCAACGCCGTGAAGTTCAGCCTGCCGGGCGGCTCTATCGACGTAACCCTGGGCAACGAGGACGGCCTTCTCACCATCGAGGTGAAGGATGTGGGCGTGGGGGTAGACTCCACCTGCCGGGAGACCATTTTCGACAGGTTCTCCCGGCGGGATGCGAGCACGAAGCGTTCGTTCCGGGGGCAGGGCCTGGGGCTTTCCGTGACAAAAGCGCTGGTGGAGCTCATGGTCGGCTCCATCACGTACCGGAAAAATGCGCCCGAGGGCAGCGTTTTTGAGGTCAGGATTCCGGAGGCCTCGCGGTTGTCCACGGCGCGGATGGTGGCGATGGGAGGAAACATGTTCATATTCGACGACGACGCTATGGAGCAGGAGCTATGA
- a CDS encoding chemotaxis protein CheD, producing the protein MVTTLLGSCVSICLWDPYLRLGGINHFLVPYWNGEGLATPRYGDVAVEKLIGKMLSLGSKKSSLVAKVFGGSSLIMHNTLLTNVGERNISLAQEILNSEGIHVAGADVGGMVGRKILFYTCTGTVMLKKLRPLYHAHPRHCGDVPEAR; encoded by the coding sequence GTGGTGACGACCCTCCTGGGTTCGTGCGTGTCCATCTGCCTGTGGGACCCCTATCTGCGCCTGGGAGGAATAAACCACTTCCTGGTCCCTTATTGGAACGGGGAAGGCCTGGCCACGCCCCGCTACGGAGACGTGGCCGTAGAAAAGCTCATAGGGAAGATGCTCTCGCTGGGGTCAAAAAAGAGCTCCCTCGTGGCCAAGGTTTTCGGGGGCTCCTCGCTCATCATGCATAACACCCTTCTGACCAATGTCGGGGAGCGCAACATTTCCTTGGCACAAGAGATTCTGAACTCCGAAGGGATACACGTGGCCGGTGCCGATGTGGGGGGCATGGTAGGCAGAAAAATCCTCTTTTACACCTGCACGGGCACGGTCATGCTGAAAAAGCTCCGTCCCCTGTACCACGCGCATCCGCGTCATTGCGGCGACGTCCCGGAGGCGAGGTGA
- a CDS encoding GDSL-type esterase/lipase family protein: MLGRPTKKILLVGSSHTRLFFPFVSRFLEGRARVAKLPHDAGRTDEMLLSISAWPVEGQDIIHLYAGLRDLLLDVDDEPYVKPEQFRANLKSIIRDIRRRTDCKIILSNLPPVTGEVLDVDPDCNNRIALYNSIIREVALSEGVAVHDFHSFALGYDGGEKYSDGVHFTQGFYRAFGRELARYLMRS, translated from the coding sequence ATGCTGGGCAGGCCGACAAAGAAGATACTGCTTGTGGGCAGCTCGCATACGAGGCTTTTCTTTCCTTTTGTAAGCCGTTTTCTCGAGGGGAGGGCCCGGGTTGCCAAGCTTCCCCACGACGCGGGACGCACGGACGAAATGCTGCTGAGTATTTCCGCGTGGCCGGTGGAGGGCCAGGACATTATCCACCTCTACGCCGGGCTCAGAGACCTTCTTCTTGATGTCGACGACGAGCCGTATGTCAAGCCGGAGCAATTCAGGGCAAACCTGAAGAGCATAATAAGAGATATCCGCCGCAGGACGGATTGCAAAATCATCCTGTCCAACCTGCCCCCCGTAACCGGGGAGGTCTTGGATGTGGACCCCGACTGCAACAACCGCATAGCGCTGTACAATTCCATCATCCGCGAGGTCGCCCTTTCCGAAGGCGTGGCTGTTCACGATTTCCATTCCTTTGCCCTGGGGTATGACGGAGGGGAAAAATACAGCGACGGAGTTCACTTCACGCAGGGTTTCTATCGTGCGTTCGGGCGGGAGCTCGCCCGGTATTTGATGCGGAGTTAG
- a CDS encoding sigma 54-interacting transcriptional regulator has protein sequence MSHRSTSVHIPEVILDSLPSGIIFCDTECNILYINPTYAEYLGVRREEVIGKPIYDFIPGSRIGSVLETAEPELGFKCSVGEGKDKKILVVNRIPVKSKEGDLLGVISQSLFGDIGELKDLSDRIAHLEKKVMTYREKMKSAFSSKYSLDDIKGGSAAILEAKELLSRYARTDSPVLMLGDTGTGKELFAHSLHGESSRSWGPFVSINCASIPRDLFESELFGYAPGAFTGAQKDGKMGKVELADKGTLFLDEIGDMPLHAQGKLLRVLEEKMVYRLGGNLPKKVTFRLLAATNRDLKSLIEEGGFREDLYYRLSAMVIRLPSLSERREDIPVLARHMLECIGRPEVACSERVLDLLSSYRWPGNIRELKNVLERGASLCSNNIIDLDDLPPEIRRASAPEPPGKPDSVSTLSEHEKDLIAAALSENGWNMARTAKRLGISRSTLYEKTNKFGISRPAKKP, from the coding sequence GTGTCTCACCGCTCGACTTCCGTACATATTCCCGAAGTCATCCTGGACAGCCTGCCCAGCGGGATAATTTTCTGCGATACCGAGTGCAACATCCTTTATATAAATCCTACCTATGCCGAATACCTGGGAGTCAGGCGGGAAGAAGTAATCGGCAAACCCATTTACGATTTCATCCCGGGCTCCCGCATAGGCTCGGTCCTGGAGACGGCAGAACCGGAGCTCGGGTTCAAGTGCTCGGTGGGAGAGGGCAAGGACAAGAAGATTCTCGTCGTCAACAGGATTCCCGTCAAGAGTAAAGAGGGCGACCTCCTGGGCGTCATCTCCCAGTCCCTGTTCGGCGACATAGGCGAGCTCAAGGACCTCTCGGACCGCATAGCGCACCTTGAGAAAAAGGTAATGACGTACCGGGAGAAGATGAAGAGCGCCTTCTCTTCCAAATACTCGCTGGACGATATCAAGGGCGGAAGCGCCGCCATCCTGGAGGCAAAGGAGCTTCTGTCGCGGTACGCCCGGACGGATTCGCCGGTGCTCATGCTGGGGGATACGGGGACCGGCAAGGAGCTTTTCGCCCATTCCCTGCACGGCGAGAGCAGCCGCTCCTGGGGCCCTTTTGTCAGCATCAACTGCGCGTCCATCCCGCGGGACTTGTTCGAGTCCGAGCTGTTCGGATACGCCCCCGGCGCCTTTACCGGGGCGCAGAAGGACGGCAAGATGGGAAAGGTGGAGCTGGCGGACAAGGGTACTCTGTTCCTCGATGAAATCGGCGACATGCCGCTTCACGCCCAGGGAAAGCTCCTTCGGGTGCTCGAGGAAAAGATGGTCTATCGCCTGGGGGGCAACCTTCCGAAAAAAGTGACTTTCCGCCTCCTGGCGGCTACGAACCGCGACCTGAAATCCCTTATCGAAGAAGGCGGTTTCAGGGAGGACCTGTATTACCGGCTGAGCGCGATGGTCATACGCCTGCCCTCTTTGAGCGAGCGGAGAGAGGATATCCCAGTCCTGGCCCGCCATATGCTGGAGTGCATCGGCCGGCCCGAGGTGGCCTGCTCTGAACGGGTCCTTGACCTGCTTTCCTCCTACAGATGGCCGGGGAACATCAGGGAGCTGAAGAACGTTCTGGAACGGGGCGCAAGCCTTTGCAGCAACAACATCATCGACCTAGACGACCTGCCCCCCGAAATCCGCCGGGCAAGCGCGCCGGAGCCCCCGGGCAAGCCGGACTCCGTATCCACCCTTTCCGAGCACGAAAAGGACCTCATAGCGGCGGCCCTGAGCGAAAACGGCTGGAACATGGCCAGGACCGCTAAACGGCTCGGCATATCACGTTCCACGCTTTACGAGAAGACGAACAAGTTCGGCATTTCCCGTCCGGCGAAAAAGCCCTAA